A stretch of DNA from Sulfurovum zhangzhouensis:
GTAAAAAGCTCTCCAAAAATCTTATGGCCCGTTTTCCCAAAGAATTGGTAGCAGAAACTTTTAGTCAACAGGAATTAGACTCCAATCTACGACCTCATGAAGTTGAGACATCTATTTATCATCACTTATATAATGCAATGAAGGATAATTTAGATGAACGAGAACCAAAACAACGAAGGTCAAAAGCAAGGTCAGCCAACACAGAGAAACAGAAGACCTAACCCGCACAGACAGAACAAGCCATACAAGCCTCATCCAAACAGAAAAGAGGCACCAAAAGAGGTAGATGGCAACCAAGTCGATAAGTCTTCGGAGAAAAACCAAAATAGAAAGCCTCAACAGAGGAATAATCCGAACAGAAGACCAGGGTCAAATAGACCACAACAAGACAATGCTCCTAAACAAGAAGAGCAACAGCCAAACAGACCTGCTAAAAACCGTCCAAATAGTGCAAGAAACAAAAACAAAAGAAAAAACCCTACTACGGTAAGTACAGAGATGCGTGCATCCATTGATGAAAACATGAGACTACAACGCCAAAGAATGCAACCATGGAAAAAGATGGATCTTGGTAACAAAAGTAAAGTAAGATTTACACCGCTTGGAGGCCTTGGCGAGATCGGTGGGAACATGGCTGTACTTGAGACAGAAACATCTGCTATCATTATCGATGTAGGGATGAGCTTCCCGGATGAGAGTATGCACGGTGTAGATATTTTGATACCTGATTTCAGCTATCTGCATACTATTAAAGATAAGATCAAAGGGATTGTGATCACACATGGTCATGAAGACCACATCGGTGCAGTACCGTATCTATTCAAAGAGTTGAAGTTCCCTATCTATGGTACCCCTCTTGCACTGGCGATGATCGAAAATAAATTCAATGAGCACGGACTAAAAGCAGATACGAGCTACTTCCGTTTCATCACAAAAAGAAAACAGTATGAGATTGGTGATATCAAAGTCGAATGGATGCATGTCACACACTCTATCATTGATGCTTGTTCACTAGCGATCGAAACACCGGCAGGGATCTTGGTACACACGGCCGACTTCAAGATCGACCATACACCGGTAGATGGATTTACAACAGACCTACAACGTTTTGCCTATTATGGACAAAAAGGAGTACTTTGTCTCTTCTCAGACTCTACCAACTCTCATAGCCCTGGATTTACAAAGAGTGAAACTATTGTAGGGAAAACCTTTGATACCCTCTTTGATATAGCTAAAGGAAGGGTGATTATGTCTACCTTCTCATCGAATGTACACCGTATCTATCAGGCGATGCAGCGTGGTGTAGAGTATGGAAGAAAGATCTGTGTAATCGGAAGGTCTATGGAACGTAACGTAGAGACTAACAGAGCACTTGGATATGTAGATATCGATGAGAAACATTTCATCGAAGTACACGAAGTAGCCAAATATCCTGATGATGAAGTTCTTATAGTAACTACAGGGTCCCAGGGAGAGACCATGGCAGCACTGAATCGTATGGCAACAGATGAACACCGTCATATCAAGCTCAAACCGAATGACACTGTCATTATCTCAGCTTCCGCGATCCCGGGTAATGAAGCTTCTGTATCAAGTTTAATGAACAAACTGATGAAAGCAGGATGTACTGTACGCTATAAAGAGTTTGGTGATATCCATGTTTCCGGTCACGCATCTCAAGAAGAACAGAAATTAATGCTGAGACTGGTTCAGCCTAAGTTCTTCTTGCCGGTTCACGGAGAGTACAACCATATCGCTAGACATGCAAAAACTGCAGTAGAATGTGGTGTAGATGAAAGGAATATCCTTCTCATGAGTGATGGGGATCAGATAGAGATCACACCAAAATACCTCAAAAAGGTAAAAACGGTAAAAAGCGGTAAAACATATATAGATAACCAAAACAACATGCAGATCGAAGATGATGTCGTACTGGATAGACAAAAACTGGCTGAAGACGGTATTATCAATGTTGCAGCGCAGATCTCCCAAGAAGACCAGAAAGTCGTTGGGAAACCGGTTATTACTACTCATGGATTGGTACCGGATAAAGAGGACAAGAAGTTCCAAAGAGAGATCGAACAGCTTATCGAAACAGTGCTTCTTAACCTAAAACCGGAATCACTCAAAAACCATAAAGATGTGGAAAACAACATTAGAAATGTGATCAGAAAACATGTTATCCGCACGAAAAAACGTTATCCGCTTATCATCCCAACAATCTTCATCGTATAAAACAAGACCTCTTTGAGAGGTCTAAATATGCTATAATCATTTACAAAAAATCTTCAAAAGTAGTAGAATGGATCTTATCAAAATTGCACAAGAGACTTTTCAAATCGAAGCAGATGCACTCAAAAAGGCTTCTGAGCGTTTGGATCAGCACTTTTTAGACGCAATAGAACTTATTTATAACACTAAAGGGAAACTTATTATCACCGGTGTAGGTAAATCCGGTTTAGTAGGTGCAAAGATGGCTGCCACATTTGCCAGTACAGGGACTTCCAGCTTCTTTCTTCATCCTACAGAAGCACTACATGGCGATCTTGGAATGATAAGTCAAGGAGACTCTCTACTTGCTATCAGTAACAGTGGAGAGAGCGAAGAACTTACCAAAATACTTCCACATATCAAACGTTTTGAGATTCCCCTGATCGGACTTACGGGAAATCCTGACTCATCTTTAGGGCGTTACAGCGATGTATTTTTGGATATATCAGTAGAAAAAGAGGCTTGTCCGTTAGGTGTAGCACCTACCACCTCTACTACCCTTACTATGGCAATCGGTGATGCCCTTGCTGTAGCATTAATGAATAAAAGAGGTTTTAAACATGAAGATTTTGCCTCTTTTCACCCTGGCGGAAGTCTAGGTAAAAAACTTTTTGTCAAGATAAAAGATTTGATGCGCACAGAAAACCTACCGGTCATTAGTGAGAATACAACACTCAAAGAGGCTGTTGTGGTAATGAGCGAAGGGAAAATGGGAACAGTGCTTATCGTTGATCAAAACGGTGTATTTAAAGCTCTTTTGAGTGATGGTGACCTAAGACGTGCACTCATGAAAAAAGACTTTGATTTGAACTACCCGGCTATCACCTATGCGACATTACATCCAACGAGCTATCAGGATACAGAACTGCTTGCAAGCGATGCACTAGAAATCATCGAGACTAGACGTATTCAACTGCTTCCTATTACAGACAAGACAAATAAAATCATCGGTGTACTTCACATCCATGATCTTGTCAATGCAGGTATTAAAAGTAACTAAACAAATACGACTAGTCGTATGCGCAACCCAAGGATACTTCCTTCGGGTGCCAACGGCTGAAGATGATACAGCTTCAGCAGAGTATACAGAGCTTTGCTCGGTATACGTCATAAGGAAAAAACTATGAGACTAAATAAATATATTTCACACAATACAAAATACTCAAGAAGAGATGCTGATAAACTGATCGAAGCAGGTGAAGTGACTTTAGATAAGAAGGTAATCAAAGACTTTGCCTATGAGGTCAAAGAAAATGACAAAATCTACATCAAAGGTAAACTGGTCAAAAAACGCCAGACAGGTGAAGTCACTATGGTCGTCTATAACAAACCAAAAGGAGTATTGGTCACTAAACAAGATGATAGAGGCCGAACTACTATCTATCATAAACTTCCAGGAAAATACAGACACTTTATCCCTGTAGGAAGGCTGGACTATGCCTCTGAGGGACTTTTACTGCTCACTGACTCTCCTGAAGTAGCACAAGCCCTGATGGAGAGTCCTTTAGACCGTACCTATAATATCAAGATAGACAAACCTGTCACTGAAGAGATGATGCGGGCAATGCAGGAGGGATTGATCTTGGAGGATGCACGTGCCGGTGCACATGAAAAGAGCAAGATCACTTCAATGGAGTTTGCCCCGTTTGCCTACTATGAGATCCGTAGCGAAGGAAAGAACTATACCAAACTACGTGTCACGATAAATGAGGGTAAAAACCGTGAGCTAAGACGTTTCTTTGGGCACTTTGATGCAAAAATATTGGATCTTAAACGTGTGGGATATGGAGGAGTAGAACTTAATAATCTTCCAGAGAATAAAACACGCTTCTTTTCACGTAAAGAGTACAATGAACTCCAT
This window harbors:
- a CDS encoding ribonuclease J: MNENQNNEGQKQGQPTQRNRRPNPHRQNKPYKPHPNRKEAPKEVDGNQVDKSSEKNQNRKPQQRNNPNRRPGSNRPQQDNAPKQEEQQPNRPAKNRPNSARNKNKRKNPTTVSTEMRASIDENMRLQRQRMQPWKKMDLGNKSKVRFTPLGGLGEIGGNMAVLETETSAIIIDVGMSFPDESMHGVDILIPDFSYLHTIKDKIKGIVITHGHEDHIGAVPYLFKELKFPIYGTPLALAMIENKFNEHGLKADTSYFRFITKRKQYEIGDIKVEWMHVTHSIIDACSLAIETPAGILVHTADFKIDHTPVDGFTTDLQRFAYYGQKGVLCLFSDSTNSHSPGFTKSETIVGKTFDTLFDIAKGRVIMSTFSSNVHRIYQAMQRGVEYGRKICVIGRSMERNVETNRALGYVDIDEKHFIEVHEVAKYPDDEVLIVTTGSQGETMAALNRMATDEHRHIKLKPNDTVIISASAIPGNEASVSSLMNKLMKAGCTVRYKEFGDIHVSGHASQEEQKLMLRLVQPKFFLPVHGEYNHIARHAKTAVECGVDERNILLMSDGDQIEITPKYLKKVKTVKSGKTYIDNQNNMQIEDDVVLDRQKLAEDGIINVAAQISQEDQKVVGKPVITTHGLVPDKEDKKFQREIEQLIETVLLNLKPESLKNHKDVENNIRNVIRKHVIRTKKRYPLIIPTIFIV
- a CDS encoding KpsF/GutQ family sugar-phosphate isomerase, with translation MDLIKIAQETFQIEADALKKASERLDQHFLDAIELIYNTKGKLIITGVGKSGLVGAKMAATFASTGTSSFFLHPTEALHGDLGMISQGDSLLAISNSGESEELTKILPHIKRFEIPLIGLTGNPDSSLGRYSDVFLDISVEKEACPLGVAPTTSTTLTMAIGDALAVALMNKRGFKHEDFASFHPGGSLGKKLFVKIKDLMRTENLPVISENTTLKEAVVVMSEGKMGTVLIVDQNGVFKALLSDGDLRRALMKKDFDLNYPAITYATLHPTSYQDTELLASDALEIIETRRIQLLPITDKTNKIIGVLHIHDLVNAGIKSN
- a CDS encoding pseudouridine synthase — encoded protein: MRLNKYISHNTKYSRRDADKLIEAGEVTLDKKVIKDFAYEVKENDKIYIKGKLVKKRQTGEVTMVVYNKPKGVLVTKQDDRGRTTIYHKLPGKYRHFIPVGRLDYASEGLLLLTDSPEVAQALMESPLDRTYNIKIDKPVTEEMMRAMQEGLILEDARAGAHEKSKITSMEFAPFAYYEIRSEGKNYTKLRVTINEGKNRELRRFFGHFDAKILDLKRVGYGGVELNNLPENKTRFFSRKEYNELHEFMKRKKKNTLIAEKNEENTKQQRNKSGKKGKDEGDSLSEFKKEIKEAFKRYK